A DNA window from Mesorhizobium sp. C432A contains the following coding sequences:
- a CDS encoding glucose/quinate/shikimate family membrane-bound PQQ-dependent dehydrogenase encodes MAVVITSLILFLIGLALGGGGVWLVMLGGSWYYVITGLAFLIAAWLLFRRKSTALWLYAAIVLGTLAWAVWEIGFDWWELGPRGGIVVLLALWLLTPWARRGLTGPDARAPLILAALASLAVAGYSMTADPKDIAGDLSADKVTPTADLGGNVPPGEWHFYGRTQFGQRYSPLDQITPDNVAKLQPAWTYQTGDVKGPDDVGETTYQVTPLKVGDALYICTPHNFAIAIDAATGKEKWRFDPKIKLDKDRQHQTCRGVSYYADAKIAAGQPCATRVYLPTSDARLIALDAANGQVCPSFAEAGTLNLLTNMPYPKSGYYYSTSAPLIAGGKIIIGGAVNDNFSTQEPSGVIRAFDVDTGALVWNWDSGNPDQTTPLAAGQTYTHNSPNMWSTASADEKLGLLYVPLGNQTPDQLGMGRSANVEKFSSSITALDLATGQVRWVRQTVHHDLWDMDVPAQPTLVDITTAAGVVPGLVGPTKQGDLYVLDRRSGEPIIPIKEVPAPGGAVEGDHTSPTQPVSDLSFNPRPLTGADMWGITMFDQLACRIEFQGLRYEGRYTPPSVQGSLVYPGNFGTFNWGGVAVDPVRQVMFGMPTYLAFKSQLIPRDQVPPPDEGRGSEQGLNRNEGAPYAVVMGPFLSPLGVPCQAPPWGYVAGADLRTGKIAYKHRNGTVYDMTPLPLPLKVGVPGIGGPMITAGGVVFLGAAVDDYLRAYDLTSGKQLWQARLPAGGQSTPMTYTVADGRQFVVIVAGGHGSVGTKPGDYVMAYTLPK; translated from the coding sequence TTGGCTGTCGTCATCACCTCCCTCATTCTGTTCCTCATCGGCCTCGCACTTGGCGGCGGCGGCGTCTGGCTCGTGATGCTGGGCGGCAGCTGGTACTATGTCATCACCGGTCTCGCCTTCCTGATCGCCGCATGGCTGCTCTTCCGGCGCAAATCGACGGCGCTCTGGCTCTACGCGGCGATCGTGCTCGGCACGCTGGCCTGGGCGGTGTGGGAAATCGGCTTCGACTGGTGGGAACTCGGACCGCGCGGCGGCATCGTCGTGCTTCTGGCGCTGTGGCTGCTGACACCTTGGGCAAGGCGGGGCCTGACCGGCCCCGACGCGCGAGCGCCGCTCATTCTGGCCGCGCTGGCTTCGCTCGCCGTCGCCGGTTATTCGATGACGGCCGATCCCAAGGACATCGCCGGCGACCTCAGCGCCGACAAGGTGACGCCGACTGCCGATCTCGGCGGCAATGTGCCTCCGGGCGAATGGCATTTCTACGGCCGTACGCAATTTGGCCAGCGCTATTCGCCGCTCGACCAGATCACGCCCGACAATGTCGCCAAATTGCAGCCGGCCTGGACCTACCAGACCGGCGACGTGAAAGGGCCGGACGATGTCGGCGAAACCACCTACCAGGTGACGCCGCTGAAGGTGGGCGACGCGCTCTATATCTGCACGCCGCACAATTTCGCTATCGCCATCGATGCCGCCACCGGCAAGGAGAAATGGCGTTTCGATCCCAAGATCAAGCTCGACAAGGACCGCCAGCACCAGACCTGCCGCGGCGTGTCCTATTATGCCGATGCCAAGATCGCCGCCGGCCAGCCTTGCGCGACGCGCGTCTATCTGCCGACCTCGGATGCGCGGCTGATCGCGCTCGACGCCGCCAACGGCCAGGTCTGCCCGTCCTTCGCCGAAGCCGGCACGCTCAATTTGTTGACCAACATGCCGTATCCGAAGTCGGGCTATTATTACTCGACCTCGGCGCCGCTGATTGCGGGCGGCAAGATCATCATCGGCGGCGCGGTCAACGACAATTTTTCGACGCAAGAGCCGTCCGGCGTCATCCGGGCCTTCGACGTCGACACCGGCGCCCTGGTGTGGAACTGGGATTCCGGCAATCCGGACCAGACAACGCCGCTGGCGGCAGGCCAGACCTACACCCACAACTCGCCCAACATGTGGTCGACGGCAAGCGCCGACGAGAAGCTCGGCTTGCTCTATGTGCCGCTCGGCAACCAGACGCCGGACCAGCTCGGGATGGGCCGCAGCGCCAATGTCGAGAAGTTTTCCTCCTCGATCACCGCGCTCGATCTGGCCACCGGACAAGTGCGCTGGGTGCGGCAGACCGTGCATCACGACCTCTGGGACATGGATGTGCCGGCACAGCCGACCCTGGTCGACATCACCACCGCTGCCGGCGTCGTTCCGGGCCTGGTTGGACCGACCAAGCAGGGCGACCTCTACGTGCTCGACCGGCGCAGCGGCGAGCCGATCATCCCGATCAAGGAAGTGCCGGCGCCGGGCGGCGCTGTCGAGGGCGATCACACGTCGCCGACGCAGCCGGTCTCGGATCTCTCCTTCAATCCGAGGCCGCTGACCGGCGCCGACATGTGGGGCATCACCATGTTCGACCAGCTGGCCTGCCGGATCGAATTCCAGGGCCTGCGCTACGAGGGCCGCTACACCCCGCCATCGGTGCAGGGGTCGCTGGTCTATCCCGGTAATTTCGGCACATTCAACTGGGGCGGCGTCGCCGTCGATCCGGTGCGGCAGGTGATGTTCGGCATGCCGACCTATCTGGCGTTCAAATCGCAGCTCATTCCGCGCGACCAGGTGCCGCCGCCGGATGAGGGGCGCGGCAGCGAGCAGGGGCTGAACCGCAATGAGGGCGCACCCTATGCGGTGGTGATGGGGCCGTTCCTGTCGCCGCTCGGCGTGCCCTGCCAGGCGCCGCCATGGGGCTATGTGGCGGGAGCGGACCTCAGAACCGGCAAGATCGCCTACAAGCACCGCAACGGCACCGTCTACGACATGACGCCGTTGCCCTTGCCGCTGAAGGTCGGTGTTCCCGGCATTGGCGGGCCGATGATCACCGCCGGCGGCGTCGTCTTCCTGGGCGCGGCGGTCGACGACTATCTGCGCGCCTATGACCTGACATCGGGCAAGCAGCTTTGGCAGGCCAGGCTGCCGGCCGGTGGGCAGTCGACGCCGATGACCTACACCGTCGCCGACGGCCGCCAGTTCGTGGTCATCGTCGCCGGCGGCCATGGCTCGGTCGGCACCAAGCCCGGCGACTATGTGATGGCCTATACGCTGCCGAAGTAG
- a CDS encoding dienelactone hydrolase family protein: MTKPTAEAVKPAKPAITQAMIDAYDEYTHLTLDRRRFMEQLTRLAGSGAAAAAIAPLLAANSAQAAIVADNDQRVKAEDITYSGSSGEMKGYLVRPADQSGKLGTVIVVHENRGLNPHIKDVARRVALEGFVALAPDFLSPLGGTPADEDKARDMFTKLEASQVTADGVATIAYLKGEKDGNGKVGAVGFCWGGGTVNNLAVNAPDLAAGVAYYGMQPKAEDVAKIKAALLLHYAGLDERIDAGIDAYKKALDAAHVEYTLYVYDGVNHAFNNDTSAARYDKKAADLAWGRTIAFLKEKLA; the protein is encoded by the coding sequence ATGACGAAACCCACCGCCGAAGCCGTCAAACCTGCCAAACCTGCCATCACCCAGGCGATGATCGATGCCTATGACGAATACACGCATCTGACGCTCGACCGCCGCCGCTTCATGGAACAGCTGACCAGGCTTGCCGGATCGGGCGCGGCGGCGGCCGCGATCGCGCCGCTGCTTGCGGCGAATTCGGCGCAGGCGGCAATCGTCGCCGACAACGATCAGCGCGTGAAGGCTGAAGATATCACCTATTCCGGCAGCAGCGGTGAGATGAAGGGCTATCTGGTCAGGCCGGCGGACCAGTCCGGCAAGCTCGGCACCGTCATCGTGGTGCATGAGAACAGGGGGCTCAACCCGCATATCAAGGATGTGGCGCGGCGCGTTGCGCTGGAAGGGTTCGTGGCGCTGGCGCCGGATTTCCTGTCGCCGCTCGGCGGCACGCCCGCTGACGAAGACAAGGCGCGCGACATGTTTACCAAGCTCGAAGCCAGCCAGGTCACCGCCGATGGTGTGGCGACCATCGCCTATCTCAAGGGCGAGAAGGACGGCAACGGCAAGGTCGGTGCTGTCGGCTTCTGCTGGGGCGGCGGCACGGTCAACAATCTGGCGGTCAACGCGCCCGATCTCGCCGCCGGCGTCGCCTATTACGGCATGCAGCCGAAGGCCGAGGATGTGGCGAAGATCAAGGCGGCGCTGTTGCTGCACTATGCCGGGCTCGACGAGCGCATCGACGCCGGCATCGATGCCTACAAGAAAGCGCTCGACGCCGCCCATGTCGAATACACGCTCTATGTCTATGACGGCGTCAACCATGCCTTCAACAACGACACCTCGGCCGCGCGCTATGACAAGAAGGCAGCCGATCTCGCCTGGGGCAGGACGATCGCTTTCCTCAAGGAGAAGCTGGCGTAG
- a CDS encoding response regulator, translated as MNEPLKVLIVEDEALLAMELESLVEEAGHSVVGWATSLAEARGMIDTADADIAFVDIHLADGPTGVEVAEHIREGNRSMVVFMTANSKRIPDHFAGAIGVIAKPYTMNGLVSALRYLQEGVRRPPPVSVLPAGFTLSPAYESVWASSAA; from the coding sequence ATGAACGAACCGCTCAAGGTCCTGATCGTCGAGGACGAGGCGTTGCTGGCGATGGAACTGGAAAGCCTTGTCGAGGAAGCCGGCCACAGCGTTGTGGGTTGGGCGACCTCCTTGGCCGAAGCAAGAGGCATGATTGATACCGCCGATGCCGATATTGCCTTTGTCGATATCCACCTCGCCGACGGGCCGACCGGGGTCGAGGTTGCCGAGCATATCCGCGAGGGTAACCGTTCCATGGTGGTGTTCATGACCGCCAATTCAAAACGCATCCCCGACCATTTCGCCGGCGCGATCGGCGTCATCGCCAAGCCCTACACGATGAACGGACTGGTGTCGGCGTTGCGCTATCTGCAGGAGGGCGTGCGGCGCCCGCCCCCGGTCTCGGTGCTGCCGGCCGGTTTTACGCTGTCGCCGGCCTATGAGAGCGTATGGGCGTCGTCGGCGGCCTGA
- a CDS encoding histidine kinase dimerization/phosphoacceptor domain -containing protein yields MDWKRTREPADAWHMTDNLHAEHGKGDPFAAAIRATRMSMVITDPRQADNPIVFANDAFLRLTGYERDEVMGKNCRFLQGPETDKAAVASVRDAIAAGTDIAIDLLNYRKDGSTFWNALYISPVSNDKGELLFFFASQLDVSDRKRSEDRITADKNRFEKAVKERTRELEAALEAQTTLLHEVDHRVKNNLQMISSLIIMQSRAIKDEATKRSLTTMLERIEALSTVHRRLYQSKDVSRFDVSDFARDLVTDLLTASGRAEIKPTLDLEPIVIPAEKATPVALMVNELVTNALKHAFKAKPDGTTAGRIGIKMSQPDGHFNIEVSDDGVGMAEASGDASFGMRLIKSLARQLHADIEWRDAGPGTKVVISMPNEPQQKGKLS; encoded by the coding sequence ATGGATTGGAAAAGGACCAGGGAACCGGCCGACGCATGGCACATGACGGACAATCTGCATGCCGAGCACGGCAAGGGCGATCCGTTCGCGGCCGCCATCCGCGCCACCCGCATGTCGATGGTCATCACCGATCCCCGTCAAGCGGACAATCCGATCGTCTTTGCCAATGACGCGTTCCTGCGCCTGACCGGCTACGAGCGCGACGAGGTCATGGGCAAGAACTGCCGCTTCCTGCAGGGGCCAGAGACAGACAAGGCAGCTGTGGCTAGCGTGCGCGACGCGATAGCAGCGGGAACCGATATCGCCATCGATCTGTTGAACTACCGCAAGGACGGCTCGACATTCTGGAATGCGCTCTACATCAGCCCGGTTTCCAACGACAAAGGCGAACTCCTGTTCTTCTTTGCCTCACAGCTCGACGTCTCCGATCGCAAGCGCTCCGAGGATCGCATCACCGCCGACAAGAACCGTTTTGAAAAGGCTGTCAAGGAACGCACACGCGAGCTTGAGGCCGCCCTTGAGGCGCAGACCACGCTGCTGCACGAGGTCGACCATCGGGTGAAAAACAACCTGCAGATGATCTCCTCGCTGATCATCATGCAAAGCCGGGCAATCAAGGATGAAGCGACAAAGCGATCGCTGACCACCATGCTGGAGCGCATCGAGGCGCTGAGCACGGTGCATCGCCGTCTCTACCAGTCAAAGGATGTCAGCCGCTTCGATGTCTCGGATTTCGCCAGGGATCTGGTCACCGACCTGCTGACCGCATCCGGACGCGCCGAGATCAAGCCGACGCTGGACCTCGAACCCATCGTCATTCCGGCCGAAAAAGCCACGCCTGTTGCCTTGATGGTCAATGAGCTTGTCACCAACGCGCTGAAGCACGCCTTCAAGGCAAAGCCGGACGGCACCACCGCGGGGCGCATCGGCATCAAGATGAGCCAGCCCGACGGCCACTTCAACATCGAGGTTTCCGATGACGGCGTCGGCATGGCCGAGGCCAGTGGCGATGCTTCTTTTGGCATGCGGCTGATCAAGTCGCTTGCCCGTCAGTTGCATGCCGACATCGAATGGCGCGACGCCGGCCCGGGCACAAAGGTCGTCATCTCGATGCCGAACGAACCGCAGCAGAAAGGGAAGCTGTCATGA